One stretch of Brevibacillus laterosporus DNA includes these proteins:
- a CDS encoding PAS domain S-box protein, with amino-acid sequence MDKADTEKWMSRILKQIVHYSHEHLLITDGDGVVQLVGPTCEAIYGKKQQELLGRNVRELEEAKIFSPSATRLVLESGEAQTMMQETIYKQKLMVSAFPIWKPTGEMEGVISFSHDLTEILELKRRYENLTQQLKQFENEIEELREKNSGSDQVVAVSPAMKEMYRLVEKVAGVDSTVLILGESGVGKNVIAREIHQRSRRSQGEMVEINCGSIPDGLLESELFGYEAGSFTGAAKAGKMGIIERANQGTLFLDELGELPLPLQAKLLKVIQEKRLQRIGSTTYRDVDFRLIAATNRDLEEMVKSGTFRQDLYFRLHVIPLQIPPLRERKEDIAAHLKWTLRSLNDRYGLQKRLSSQATQLLLQYEWPGNVRELENVLERMVVIADEDKVTAEHLPAEISKLRLPTILTGELPLTPTVPLKQAMERLEKSMVEQAANICQTTVEMAQMLGISQPSVVRKLQKYQIKRFKNE; translated from the coding sequence ATGGACAAGGCAGACACAGAAAAATGGATGAGCCGCATTTTGAAACAGATTGTCCACTATTCTCATGAGCACCTACTTATTACGGATGGAGATGGTGTTGTTCAGTTGGTCGGGCCTACATGCGAAGCGATTTATGGAAAAAAACAGCAAGAGCTACTGGGACGAAATGTACGAGAGCTGGAGGAGGCTAAAATCTTCTCCCCTTCAGCTACTCGCTTGGTTTTAGAATCAGGGGAAGCCCAGACAATGATGCAGGAGACGATCTATAAACAAAAGCTGATGGTGTCTGCCTTTCCCATTTGGAAACCGACTGGTGAAATGGAAGGTGTTATTAGTTTTTCGCATGATTTGACTGAAATTCTGGAATTAAAACGCCGTTATGAAAATCTTACACAGCAATTAAAACAATTTGAGAATGAGATTGAGGAATTGCGGGAGAAAAATAGTGGGTCAGATCAAGTTGTAGCAGTAAGCCCAGCCATGAAAGAGATGTATCGCTTGGTAGAAAAAGTTGCGGGAGTGGATTCAACTGTCCTTATTTTAGGGGAATCGGGTGTGGGGAAAAACGTTATCGCCCGGGAAATACATCAGCGTAGTCGCCGTTCGCAAGGGGAAATGGTGGAGATTAACTGCGGGTCTATTCCAGACGGATTACTGGAGTCGGAACTATTTGGTTATGAAGCAGGCTCTTTTACGGGAGCTGCCAAAGCTGGGAAGATGGGGATAATTGAACGAGCCAACCAGGGGACTTTGTTTTTGGATGAATTGGGGGAATTACCCTTGCCCTTACAAGCCAAGCTGTTAAAAGTCATTCAGGAAAAACGGCTACAACGTATTGGGAGTACTACGTATCGGGATGTAGATTTTCGGTTGATCGCGGCCACGAATCGAGATTTAGAGGAAATGGTAAAAAGCGGAACGTTCCGCCAGGATTTGTATTTTCGCTTACATGTCATTCCTTTGCAGATTCCTCCCTTACGTGAACGAAAGGAAGATATCGCTGCCCATCTGAAATGGACATTGCGTTCTTTAAATGATCGGTACGGTTTACAGAAACGACTTTCCTCACAAGCAACTCAGCTGCTTCTCCAATATGAATGGCCGGGAAATGTACGAGAGCTAGAGAATGTTTTAGAAAGAATGGTGGTCATCGCTGACGAGGATAAGGTAACAGCTGAACATCTCCCAGCGGAAATCAGTAAATTACGTTTACCTACCATACTCACAGGAGAACTCCCTTTAACTCCAACTGTACCGTTGAAGCAAGCGATGGAGAGATTAGAGAAAAGTATGGTAGAACAGGCGGCTAACATTTGTCAAACAACAGTGGAGATGGCACAGATGTTAGGAATTAGTCAGCCTTCTGTGGTGAGAAAGTTACAAAAGTACCAGATTAAACGATTCAAAAATGAATAA
- the gabT gene encoding 4-aminobutyrate--2-oxoglutarate transaminase, with amino-acid sequence MTTTTFISINTSIPGPKSMELIEKRKTYVPKGVGNNAPIFVEKADGALIHDVDGNVLLDFAGAIGTLNVGHRPEEVVEAIKAQLDKYIHTCFHVAMYEPYLALAEKLAEITPGAFEKKTILLNSGAEAVENAVKIARKYTGRSGIVSFTRGFHGRTLLGMSLTSKVKPYKFQMGPFAPATYKAMFPYPLHRPVDMTEEAYAEFCVSQFDDFLHTEVAPEELAAVIMEPVQGEGGFIIPHKKFVQGIYNICRKHDILFIADEVQTGFGRTGEMFASTHFDIEPDLITMSKSLAAGMPISAVLGRAEIMDAPSPGEIGGTYGGSPLGCVAALAVIEKMEKENLVDRSRQIGEQIMQNFLTLQKELPIIAEVRGLGAMCAIELLHPSTKQPMKEFTSAYTKSLCEQGVIMLSAGVHGNILRFLTPLVITDEQLIEGLGIMNRLLVSMYQSTVATEVK; translated from the coding sequence ATGACAACTACTACATTTATATCCATAAATACTAGCATTCCTGGACCAAAATCAATGGAGCTAATCGAGAAGCGTAAGACATATGTACCAAAAGGTGTGGGCAATAACGCACCTATTTTTGTCGAAAAGGCAGATGGAGCACTCATTCATGATGTAGATGGAAATGTATTGCTTGATTTTGCAGGAGCTATTGGAACGTTAAATGTAGGGCACCGTCCAGAGGAAGTCGTCGAGGCAATCAAAGCCCAATTGGATAAATATATTCATACATGCTTTCACGTGGCGATGTATGAGCCTTATCTTGCTCTTGCTGAAAAACTGGCAGAGATCACGCCCGGTGCTTTTGAGAAAAAAACCATCTTATTAAATAGTGGGGCGGAAGCGGTTGAGAATGCTGTAAAAATTGCTCGTAAATATACGGGTAGATCGGGCATTGTTTCATTTACGCGTGGATTTCATGGACGTACACTGCTTGGCATGTCCTTGACCAGTAAAGTTAAGCCATATAAATTTCAAATGGGGCCGTTCGCACCAGCTACTTATAAAGCGATGTTTCCCTATCCATTACACCGTCCCGTTGATATGACGGAAGAGGCGTATGCTGAGTTTTGCGTCAGTCAATTTGATGATTTCTTGCACACAGAAGTAGCCCCAGAAGAATTGGCTGCAGTGATCATGGAGCCTGTTCAAGGAGAAGGTGGCTTTATTATTCCACATAAAAAGTTCGTGCAAGGTATTTATAACATTTGCCGTAAGCATGACATCTTGTTTATTGCTGATGAGGTACAAACAGGCTTTGGGCGTACAGGTGAGATGTTTGCGTCCACCCATTTTGATATTGAGCCAGATTTGATTACTATGTCTAAATCTCTTGCTGCTGGCATGCCGATAAGTGCTGTCTTGGGACGTGCAGAAATTATGGATGCTCCATCGCCTGGAGAAATTGGCGGTACATATGGAGGAAGTCCGCTTGGTTGTGTAGCTGCTCTGGCTGTGATTGAGAAAATGGAAAAGGAGAATCTAGTGGATCGCTCTCGACAGATTGGTGAGCAAATCATGCAGAATTTCCTCACCTTGCAAAAAGAGTTACCAATCATTGCTGAAGTTCGTGGTTTAGGGGCGATGTGTGCCATTGAACTCCTTCACCCATCTACAAAACAACCGATGAAAGAGTTTACATCTGCTTACACTAAATCTCTATGTGAACAAGGTGTTATTATGCTGTCTGCTGGTGTGCATGGGAATATTCTACGCTTCTTGACACCACTTGTTATTACCGATGAACAATTGATAGAAGGTCTTGGCATTATGAACCGTCTTTTAGTCAGTATGTATCAATCAACAGTAGCGACGGAGGTAAAATAG
- a CDS encoding aldehyde dehydrogenase family protein: protein MKKHLYINGAWKEAKEYQSLTSPYSGEVIAQIGQADQDDVKDAIGAAKQAAIIMAKMPAHQRATILEKAAAIMENRKEELARLLALEAAKPVKTGRAELARTIQTYKFAASEARNIHGETVPLDAAPGGEGRLAFTVRKPIGVVGAITPFNFPYNLVAHKVGPAIAAGNTVVLKPAGQTPLASLVLAEIFEEAGLPAGALNVLPGKGSVVGDLLVTDSSIAAITFTGSPEVGISLKGKAGLKRVTLELGSNAALIINDDVELTQELIDRCAFGAFTFAGQVCISVQRIFVHESKFADFVSKMKVAAEKMVVGDPLDEATDLSSLIAPKEIDRMEEWVSQAKSLGANVVTGGKKLAERLYAPTILTDVPTHANVSCQEVFGPLVMIAPFTTLDEAIAMVNDSRYGLQAGIYTNNIHAAMKAAEELEVGGVMINDFPTFRVDNMPYGGVKESGFGREGIKYAVEEMTELKLISIKLS, encoded by the coding sequence ATGAAAAAACATTTATATATTAACGGTGCTTGGAAAGAAGCGAAGGAATATCAATCACTCACATCCCCTTATTCAGGAGAAGTAATTGCACAGATCGGGCAAGCCGATCAGGACGATGTAAAAGATGCGATTGGAGCAGCCAAACAAGCCGCTATTATCATGGCCAAAATGCCTGCTCATCAAAGAGCCACTATCCTAGAAAAAGCGGCAGCTATCATGGAGAATCGCAAGGAGGAATTAGCTCGATTACTAGCATTGGAAGCAGCTAAACCAGTGAAGACCGGTCGCGCCGAATTAGCTCGCACCATTCAAACCTACAAATTCGCTGCTTCAGAAGCACGCAACATTCATGGAGAAACCGTTCCGTTGGATGCGGCTCCTGGTGGAGAAGGACGACTTGCTTTTACTGTTCGTAAACCAATAGGGGTTGTAGGAGCTATCACACCATTTAATTTTCCATATAATCTGGTAGCACATAAAGTAGGTCCTGCTATTGCTGCTGGCAATACCGTAGTTTTAAAACCTGCGGGACAGACCCCTCTTGCGTCATTGGTTTTGGCCGAGATTTTTGAAGAAGCTGGCTTACCAGCAGGGGCACTCAACGTGTTGCCAGGCAAAGGAAGTGTAGTTGGAGATTTACTGGTTACGGACTCAAGTATTGCTGCTATTACCTTTACGGGTAGCCCAGAAGTGGGGATTTCTCTAAAAGGAAAAGCAGGATTAAAACGTGTTACTTTAGAGTTGGGTTCCAATGCGGCGCTGATTATCAATGATGATGTGGAGCTTACACAAGAGCTAATTGATCGTTGTGCATTTGGTGCCTTCACATTTGCAGGTCAGGTTTGTATTTCCGTGCAACGAATTTTTGTGCATGAAAGCAAGTTTGCAGACTTTGTTAGTAAAATGAAGGTAGCTGCTGAGAAGATGGTAGTAGGTGATCCACTTGATGAAGCGACTGATTTGTCTTCCTTAATTGCTCCAAAAGAGATTGATCGAATGGAAGAATGGGTTAGTCAGGCTAAGAGCTTAGGTGCTAACGTAGTGACAGGGGGAAAAAAATTGGCTGAGCGATTGTATGCGCCAACCATCCTAACCGATGTACCTACTCATGCAAATGTCTCTTGTCAGGAAGTGTTTGGACCACTTGTTATGATAGCACCATTTACGACGCTAGATGAGGCGATTGCGATGGTTAATGATTCTCGATATGGTTTGCAAGCAGGTATCTATACCAACAATATTCATGCGGCAATGAAAGCTGCCGAAGAGCTTGAAGTAGGTGGTGTCATGATTAATGATTTCCCTACATTCCGCGTAGATAACATGCCGTATGGAGGTGTTAAGGAAAGCGGATTTGGTCGTGAGGGTATCAAATATGCCGTTGAGGAAATGACAGAATTGAAATTGATTAGTATAAAATTGTCATAA
- a CDS encoding ACT domain-containing protein — protein MTDYSGLRSLVKLVERFEPNMEQVTLTIMTADDREQIVSLLLTGLRELHPDMQIKLENSTGEYASHVAQLVVGGNKYVFSKDYRETYISEINVYACRITADTHGILVYHRDYPGVIHDVSRILAQHEINISKLNVSREQKGKLALLVSLTDEEIPAKANEQIEGLPNVTKAISMQ, from the coding sequence ATGACAGATTACTCAGGTTTGCGCTCATTAGTTAAATTAGTGGAGCGTTTTGAGCCAAATATGGAACAAGTAACACTAACCATCATGACTGCCGATGATCGGGAACAAATTGTTAGTTTGTTACTTACGGGATTACGTGAATTACATCCAGATATGCAAATAAAATTGGAAAATAGCACAGGGGAATATGCAAGTCATGTAGCCCAGCTCGTAGTTGGAGGAAACAAGTATGTATTCTCCAAGGATTATAGAGAGACTTATATAAGTGAGATTAATGTATACGCGTGCCGTATCACAGCAGACACCCATGGTATATTAGTGTATCACCGTGATTATCCTGGGGTTATTCACGATGTTTCTCGCATTTTGGCCCAACACGAAATTAACATTTCCAAACTGAACGTTTCTCGTGAACAAAAGGGAAAATTGGCTTTACTGGTTTCTCTGACTGATGAGGAGATACCAGCTAAAGCTAATGAACAAATTGAGGGATTGCCGAATGTCACGAAAGCGATTTCAATGCAGTAA